A genomic segment from Lagenorhynchus albirostris chromosome X, mLagAlb1.1, whole genome shotgun sequence encodes:
- the PPP1R3F gene encoding protein phosphatase 1 regulatory subunit 3F isoform X5, whose product MKSADDNTPAVAERPDVQESVGPLVAPTPLRPWPQMTLQVSEVTVTGKPPEEGDVPRSSPPVAFTEVPQAPAIRIPLSSSLCGLGGSPRDQASGPDASEGAAGPFLEPSQRQVEATWEVSRENGRGRKDPTVGAIMDETPGGLEVVSGLEELLGEDTIDQELEQLYLSHLSRLRAAVAAGGTGGSGEGPTDGGVSPSHPLGVLTDRDLILKWPGPERALNSALAEEITLHYARLGRGVELIKDTEDPDEEGEGDEGLPIIPSSPEGDTPKESPPEILSGAHPVVATMGDVWLPWAEGSGCNSPVVLSMEGQFTGAPEKGMGKDADSLHVNRVIAGVTGSPGGTEVQMEFTTELADRSVSIFGKEPAAPVLQGQDLPLLGSLGAEVCPSSLARPHVSSQDEEGSGPSLEPPKRSPTLAAPAESVCVLPPQLWGPLTQTLGVLAGLVVVPVALNSGMSLLVLALCLSLAWFS is encoded by the exons ATGAAGAGTGCAGACGATAATACCCCTGCTGTGG CAGAGCGTCCTGATGTCCAGGAGTCAGTGGGTCCCTTGGTGGCCCCCACGCCTCTCCGTCCGTGGCCCCAGATGACACTTCAG GTTTCTGAAGTTACAGTGACTGGCAAACCCCCAGAGGAAGGTGATGTTCCCAGAAGCAGTCCACCTGTGGCTTTCACAGAGGTCCCCCAGGCACCGGCCATCAGGattcccctctcttcctccctctgtggCCTGGGTGGCTCTCCCAGGGACCAGGCCTCGGGGCCCGATGCAAGTGAGGGGGCAGCTGGGCCTTTCCTGGAACCCAGCCAGCGACAGGTGGAGGCTACGTGGGAAGTATCCAGAGAGAATGGAAGGGGCCGAAAGGACCCCACAGTGGGAGCTATCATGGATGAGACCCCTGGGGGTCTGGAGGTCGTGAGTGGGTTGGAGGAGCTGCTTGGCGAGGACACCATTGACCAGGAGCTGGAGCAGCTCTACCTGTCCCACCTGAGCCGCCTGCGGGCTGCCGTGGCTGCTGGTGGGACAGGAGGTAGTGGGGAGGGCCCCACAGATGGGGGGGTATCTCCCAGCCATCCCCTGGGCGTACTCACGGACCGCGACCTGATCTTGAAGTGGCCTGGCCCTGAGCGGGCCCTGAACAGTGCCCTGGCTGAGGAGATCACGCTGCACTATGCCAGGCTGGGGCGTGGTGTGGAGCTCATCAAGGACACCGAGGACCCTgatgaggagggagagggggacgAGGGGCTCCCCATCATACCCTCCAGCCCAGAAGGGGACACCCCCAAGGAATCGCCTCCGGAAATCCTCTCTGGGGCCCATCCTGTGGTAGCTACTATGGGAGATGTGTGGCTCCCGTGGGCAGAAGGCTCAGGATGTAACAGCCCTGTGGTTCTGAGTATGGAGGGTCAGTTCACTGGGGCTCCAGAGAAGGGGATGGGCAAGGACGCTGACTCTTTGCATGTGAATAGGGTGATAGCTGGGGTGACTGGGTCACCAGGGGGGACAGAAGTCCAGATGGAGTTTACCACTGAGTTGGCAGACAGATCGGTTTCTATATTCGGCAAGGAGCCAGCTGCTCCAGTCCTGCAGGGGCAAGATCTCCCCCTCCTTGGTTCCTTGGGGGCTGAAGTCTGTCCTTCCAGCCTGGCCAGGCCCCATGTGAGCTCCCAGGATGAAGAGGGTTCAGGCCCAAGCCTTGAGCCCCCAAAGAGGTCTCCAACCCTAGCAGCCCCtgcagagagtgtgtgtgtattgcCTCCCCAGCTCTGGGGGCCCTTGACCCAGACTCTGGGGGTCCTGGCTGGGCTGGTGGTGGTCCCTGTGGCTCTGAACAGTGGTATGTCCCTCCTGGTGCTTGCGCTGTGCCTCTCTCTGGCCTGGTTCTCGTAG
- the PPP1R3F gene encoding protein phosphatase 1 regulatory subunit 3F isoform X4, producing MLAPLCSVLRPNEEELRMKSADDNTPAVERPDVQESVGPLVAPTPLRPWPQMTLQVSEVTVTGKPPEEGDVPRSSPPVAFTEVPQAPAIRIPLSSSLCGLGGSPRDQASGPDASEGAAGPFLEPSQRQVEATWEVSRENGRGRKDPTVGAIMDETPGGLEVVSGLEELLGEDTIDQELEQLYLSHLSRLRAAVAAGGTGGSGEGPTDGGVSPSHPLGVLTDRDLILKWPGPERALNSALAEEITLHYARLGRGVELIKDTEDPDEEGEGDEGLPIIPSSPEGDTPKESPPEILSGAHPVVATMGDVWLPWAEGSGCNSPVVLSMEGQFTGAPEKGMGKDADSLHVNRVIAGVTGSPGGTEVQMEFTTELADRSVSIFGKEPAAPVLQGQDLPLLGSLGAEVCPSSLARPHVSSQDEEGSGPSLEPPKRSPTLAAPAESVCVLPPQLWGPLTQTLGVLAGLVVVPVALNSGMSLLVLALCLSLAWFS from the exons ATGCTGGCTCCCCTGTGCTCCGTTTTAAG GCCTAACGAGGAGGAGCTGAGGATGAAGAGTGCAGACGATAATACCCCTGCTGTGG AGCGTCCTGATGTCCAGGAGTCAGTGGGTCCCTTGGTGGCCCCCACGCCTCTCCGTCCGTGGCCCCAGATGACACTTCAG GTTTCTGAAGTTACAGTGACTGGCAAACCCCCAGAGGAAGGTGATGTTCCCAGAAGCAGTCCACCTGTGGCTTTCACAGAGGTCCCCCAGGCACCGGCCATCAGGattcccctctcttcctccctctgtggCCTGGGTGGCTCTCCCAGGGACCAGGCCTCGGGGCCCGATGCAAGTGAGGGGGCAGCTGGGCCTTTCCTGGAACCCAGCCAGCGACAGGTGGAGGCTACGTGGGAAGTATCCAGAGAGAATGGAAGGGGCCGAAAGGACCCCACAGTGGGAGCTATCATGGATGAGACCCCTGGGGGTCTGGAGGTCGTGAGTGGGTTGGAGGAGCTGCTTGGCGAGGACACCATTGACCAGGAGCTGGAGCAGCTCTACCTGTCCCACCTGAGCCGCCTGCGGGCTGCCGTGGCTGCTGGTGGGACAGGAGGTAGTGGGGAGGGCCCCACAGATGGGGGGGTATCTCCCAGCCATCCCCTGGGCGTACTCACGGACCGCGACCTGATCTTGAAGTGGCCTGGCCCTGAGCGGGCCCTGAACAGTGCCCTGGCTGAGGAGATCACGCTGCACTATGCCAGGCTGGGGCGTGGTGTGGAGCTCATCAAGGACACCGAGGACCCTgatgaggagggagagggggacgAGGGGCTCCCCATCATACCCTCCAGCCCAGAAGGGGACACCCCCAAGGAATCGCCTCCGGAAATCCTCTCTGGGGCCCATCCTGTGGTAGCTACTATGGGAGATGTGTGGCTCCCGTGGGCAGAAGGCTCAGGATGTAACAGCCCTGTGGTTCTGAGTATGGAGGGTCAGTTCACTGGGGCTCCAGAGAAGGGGATGGGCAAGGACGCTGACTCTTTGCATGTGAATAGGGTGATAGCTGGGGTGACTGGGTCACCAGGGGGGACAGAAGTCCAGATGGAGTTTACCACTGAGTTGGCAGACAGATCGGTTTCTATATTCGGCAAGGAGCCAGCTGCTCCAGTCCTGCAGGGGCAAGATCTCCCCCTCCTTGGTTCCTTGGGGGCTGAAGTCTGTCCTTCCAGCCTGGCCAGGCCCCATGTGAGCTCCCAGGATGAAGAGGGTTCAGGCCCAAGCCTTGAGCCCCCAAAGAGGTCTCCAACCCTAGCAGCCCCtgcagagagtgtgtgtgtattgcCTCCCCAGCTCTGGGGGCCCTTGACCCAGACTCTGGGGGTCCTGGCTGGGCTGGTGGTGGTCCCTGTGGCTCTGAACAGTGGTATGTCCCTCCTGGTGCTTGCGCTGTGCCTCTCTCTGGCCTGGTTCTCGTAG
- the PPP1R3F gene encoding protein phosphatase 1 regulatory subunit 3F isoform X3: MLAPLCSVLRPNEEELRMKSADDNTPAVAERPDVQESVGPLVAPTPLRPWPQMTLQVSEVTVTGKPPEEGDVPRSSPPVAFTEVPQAPAIRIPLSSSLCGLGGSPRDQASGPDASEGAAGPFLEPSQRQVEATWEVSRENGRGRKDPTVGAIMDETPGGLEVVSGLEELLGEDTIDQELEQLYLSHLSRLRAAVAAGGTGGSGEGPTDGGVSPSHPLGVLTDRDLILKWPGPERALNSALAEEITLHYARLGRGVELIKDTEDPDEEGEGDEGLPIIPSSPEGDTPKESPPEILSGAHPVVATMGDVWLPWAEGSGCNSPVVLSMEGQFTGAPEKGMGKDADSLHVNRVIAGVTGSPGGTEVQMEFTTELADRSVSIFGKEPAAPVLQGQDLPLLGSLGAEVCPSSLARPHVSSQDEEGSGPSLEPPKRSPTLAAPAESVCVLPPQLWGPLTQTLGVLAGLVVVPVALNSGMSLLVLALCLSLAWFS; this comes from the exons ATGCTGGCTCCCCTGTGCTCCGTTTTAAG GCCTAACGAGGAGGAGCTGAGGATGAAGAGTGCAGACGATAATACCCCTGCTGTGG CAGAGCGTCCTGATGTCCAGGAGTCAGTGGGTCCCTTGGTGGCCCCCACGCCTCTCCGTCCGTGGCCCCAGATGACACTTCAG GTTTCTGAAGTTACAGTGACTGGCAAACCCCCAGAGGAAGGTGATGTTCCCAGAAGCAGTCCACCTGTGGCTTTCACAGAGGTCCCCCAGGCACCGGCCATCAGGattcccctctcttcctccctctgtggCCTGGGTGGCTCTCCCAGGGACCAGGCCTCGGGGCCCGATGCAAGTGAGGGGGCAGCTGGGCCTTTCCTGGAACCCAGCCAGCGACAGGTGGAGGCTACGTGGGAAGTATCCAGAGAGAATGGAAGGGGCCGAAAGGACCCCACAGTGGGAGCTATCATGGATGAGACCCCTGGGGGTCTGGAGGTCGTGAGTGGGTTGGAGGAGCTGCTTGGCGAGGACACCATTGACCAGGAGCTGGAGCAGCTCTACCTGTCCCACCTGAGCCGCCTGCGGGCTGCCGTGGCTGCTGGTGGGACAGGAGGTAGTGGGGAGGGCCCCACAGATGGGGGGGTATCTCCCAGCCATCCCCTGGGCGTACTCACGGACCGCGACCTGATCTTGAAGTGGCCTGGCCCTGAGCGGGCCCTGAACAGTGCCCTGGCTGAGGAGATCACGCTGCACTATGCCAGGCTGGGGCGTGGTGTGGAGCTCATCAAGGACACCGAGGACCCTgatgaggagggagagggggacgAGGGGCTCCCCATCATACCCTCCAGCCCAGAAGGGGACACCCCCAAGGAATCGCCTCCGGAAATCCTCTCTGGGGCCCATCCTGTGGTAGCTACTATGGGAGATGTGTGGCTCCCGTGGGCAGAAGGCTCAGGATGTAACAGCCCTGTGGTTCTGAGTATGGAGGGTCAGTTCACTGGGGCTCCAGAGAAGGGGATGGGCAAGGACGCTGACTCTTTGCATGTGAATAGGGTGATAGCTGGGGTGACTGGGTCACCAGGGGGGACAGAAGTCCAGATGGAGTTTACCACTGAGTTGGCAGACAGATCGGTTTCTATATTCGGCAAGGAGCCAGCTGCTCCAGTCCTGCAGGGGCAAGATCTCCCCCTCCTTGGTTCCTTGGGGGCTGAAGTCTGTCCTTCCAGCCTGGCCAGGCCCCATGTGAGCTCCCAGGATGAAGAGGGTTCAGGCCCAAGCCTTGAGCCCCCAAAGAGGTCTCCAACCCTAGCAGCCCCtgcagagagtgtgtgtgtattgcCTCCCCAGCTCTGGGGGCCCTTGACCCAGACTCTGGGGGTCCTGGCTGGGCTGGTGGTGGTCCCTGTGGCTCTGAACAGTGGTATGTCCCTCCTGGTGCTTGCGCTGTGCCTCTCTCTGGCCTGGTTCTCGTAG
- the PPP1R3F gene encoding protein phosphatase 1 regulatory subunit 3F isoform X6 has protein sequence MKSADDNTPAVERPDVQESVGPLVAPTPLRPWPQMTLQVSEVTVTGKPPEEGDVPRSSPPVAFTEVPQAPAIRIPLSSSLCGLGGSPRDQASGPDASEGAAGPFLEPSQRQVEATWEVSRENGRGRKDPTVGAIMDETPGGLEVVSGLEELLGEDTIDQELEQLYLSHLSRLRAAVAAGGTGGSGEGPTDGGVSPSHPLGVLTDRDLILKWPGPERALNSALAEEITLHYARLGRGVELIKDTEDPDEEGEGDEGLPIIPSSPEGDTPKESPPEILSGAHPVVATMGDVWLPWAEGSGCNSPVVLSMEGQFTGAPEKGMGKDADSLHVNRVIAGVTGSPGGTEVQMEFTTELADRSVSIFGKEPAAPVLQGQDLPLLGSLGAEVCPSSLARPHVSSQDEEGSGPSLEPPKRSPTLAAPAESVCVLPPQLWGPLTQTLGVLAGLVVVPVALNSGMSLLVLALCLSLAWFS, from the exons ATGAAGAGTGCAGACGATAATACCCCTGCTGTGG AGCGTCCTGATGTCCAGGAGTCAGTGGGTCCCTTGGTGGCCCCCACGCCTCTCCGTCCGTGGCCCCAGATGACACTTCAG GTTTCTGAAGTTACAGTGACTGGCAAACCCCCAGAGGAAGGTGATGTTCCCAGAAGCAGTCCACCTGTGGCTTTCACAGAGGTCCCCCAGGCACCGGCCATCAGGattcccctctcttcctccctctgtggCCTGGGTGGCTCTCCCAGGGACCAGGCCTCGGGGCCCGATGCAAGTGAGGGGGCAGCTGGGCCTTTCCTGGAACCCAGCCAGCGACAGGTGGAGGCTACGTGGGAAGTATCCAGAGAGAATGGAAGGGGCCGAAAGGACCCCACAGTGGGAGCTATCATGGATGAGACCCCTGGGGGTCTGGAGGTCGTGAGTGGGTTGGAGGAGCTGCTTGGCGAGGACACCATTGACCAGGAGCTGGAGCAGCTCTACCTGTCCCACCTGAGCCGCCTGCGGGCTGCCGTGGCTGCTGGTGGGACAGGAGGTAGTGGGGAGGGCCCCACAGATGGGGGGGTATCTCCCAGCCATCCCCTGGGCGTACTCACGGACCGCGACCTGATCTTGAAGTGGCCTGGCCCTGAGCGGGCCCTGAACAGTGCCCTGGCTGAGGAGATCACGCTGCACTATGCCAGGCTGGGGCGTGGTGTGGAGCTCATCAAGGACACCGAGGACCCTgatgaggagggagagggggacgAGGGGCTCCCCATCATACCCTCCAGCCCAGAAGGGGACACCCCCAAGGAATCGCCTCCGGAAATCCTCTCTGGGGCCCATCCTGTGGTAGCTACTATGGGAGATGTGTGGCTCCCGTGGGCAGAAGGCTCAGGATGTAACAGCCCTGTGGTTCTGAGTATGGAGGGTCAGTTCACTGGGGCTCCAGAGAAGGGGATGGGCAAGGACGCTGACTCTTTGCATGTGAATAGGGTGATAGCTGGGGTGACTGGGTCACCAGGGGGGACAGAAGTCCAGATGGAGTTTACCACTGAGTTGGCAGACAGATCGGTTTCTATATTCGGCAAGGAGCCAGCTGCTCCAGTCCTGCAGGGGCAAGATCTCCCCCTCCTTGGTTCCTTGGGGGCTGAAGTCTGTCCTTCCAGCCTGGCCAGGCCCCATGTGAGCTCCCAGGATGAAGAGGGTTCAGGCCCAAGCCTTGAGCCCCCAAAGAGGTCTCCAACCCTAGCAGCCCCtgcagagagtgtgtgtgtattgcCTCCCCAGCTCTGGGGGCCCTTGACCCAGACTCTGGGGGTCCTGGCTGGGCTGGTGGTGGTCCCTGTGGCTCTGAACAGTGGTATGTCCCTCCTGGTGCTTGCGCTGTGCCTCTCTCTGGCCTGGTTCTCGTAG
- the LOC132513922 gene encoding P antigen family member 1-like: MSRRIKSTYRPKERRDDQGYPRAVGPVYFQQPGDKQPQQEKPLTKSQDIILGQEKKDEGASSLQVGYMCRRIRSTYRPKERGDDQGYPRAVGPVFFQQPGDKQPQQEKPLTKSQDIILGQEEKDEGASSVQVGNMSRRIKSTYRPKERRDDQRYPRAVWPVFFQQPGDKQPQQEKPLTKSQDIILGQEEKDEGASSVQGPALEANQQELAQPKTGCGCGDGSDVKRKRLPNPEPIKEPEAGEGQPQV; the protein is encoded by the exons ATGAGTCGGAGAATAAAGTCAACATACAGACCTAAAGAAAGACGTGATGATCAAGGCTATCCCAGGGCAGTTGGGCCTGTATAT tTCCAGCAGCCTGGTGATAAGCaacctcaacaagagaagccactaacTAAAAGTCAGGACATTATACTTGGTCAAGAGAAAAAGGATGAAGGAGCATCTTCACTTCAAG TGGGATATATGTGTCGGAGAATAAGGTCAACATACAGACCTAAAGAAAGAGGTGATGATCAAGGCTATCCCAGGGCAGTTGGGCCTGTGTTT tTCCAGCAGCCTGGTGATAAGCaacctcaacaagagaagccactaacTAAAAGTCAGGACATTATACTTGGTCAAGAGGAAAAGGATGAAGGAGCATCTTCAGTTCAAG TGGGAAATATGAGTCGGAGAATAAAGTCAACATACAGACCTAAAGAAAGACGTGATGATCAAAGATATCCCAGGGCAGTTTGGCCTGTGTTT tTCCAGCAGCCTGGTGATAAGCaacctcaacaagagaagccactaacTAAAAGTCAGGACATTATACTTGGTCAAGAGGAAAAGGATGAAGGAGCATCTTCAGTTCAAG GTCCTGCCTTGGAAGCTAATCAGCAGGAACTGGCTCAGCCAAAGACTGGGTGTGGATGTGGAGATGGTTCTGATGTCAAGAGGAAGAGACTGCCAAATCCAGAGCCCATTAAAGAGCCAGAAGCAG GTGAAGGGCAACCACAGGTTTAA